The DNA region TTTGCCGCGCTGCTCGCACCTCGAGCGCGGCGCCGTTGCGACCACTGGTTCTTCCTGCGAGCGGCGCCCACCATACGAAGACTCAGGCTCGTTTGTCAATACTGAATGTTTACCGTGGGTGCTTTGCCGTGATTCCGCGGTGCACGTACGCTCCGGAGTCGGGTTAAAACTGCCCATCAACGGTGCGGTGGTAGCGGAGCCAACGCTTCCACCTCTCGAGCTTGCACCCAGCCGCGCCGGCCATCGCAGCGTTGTGCGAGCAGCCAATCTCCGCGTCGTTCGCGAATCTTCACCGCCGCTCCGGCAGGTAAGCGGAAGTATTCGGTCGCTTGGGGTTCCGGGGCAAATCGTGCCACCGCCGGCATTAATGTGATTCCCGTTCGACTCCACGGGCGAGCCACGTCCGCCCACAGGGCGTTCGTTGCTGCCGCAAGCGCCATGAATGTGGCCGCAACCGCGAGTTGCTGCCAGCGCTTGCGCCAGGTTGGGTGGAGGAAGGCTACCGTCCACAAACCCAACGCGAGCAGGTAAACGAACGAAGCGGTCTGCCACAGGCTGGCGCGCGACACGCGCGGCGCCAGTGGAAACATCGCTCGCTCCCACCACGGCGCCGCACACGCAGGGGCGCGCGCCTCGCTGCGGGCAAACTCGAGATTGGCCAGGATGTCGGCATCGCGCGGGGCGAGCGCGTGGGCGCGCTCGTAGTTGAGAATGGCTTTGCCGAGGTTGCCGAGCTTGTAGTACGCGTTGCCGAGGTTGAAGAACAGGTTTGCTGAGCCCACTCCTTGGTCCACCACCTTCTCATAGGCAGCAATGGCAGCAGCGTAGTCTTGCGCCGCATACGCGCTGTTCCCCTGGTGAAACCAGGCGTCGGGCACGGCCGCCGACGCCTGGCGCGCCACGCTGCACAGGAGCCAAGCGAGCAGCCAAAAGCGCCAGCGCCAAGCGCGCTGGCTTTTGCCGTCGCTTTCTTCAAGCACGCGCTGAAACAGTTGCCAGTGCTCCTCCACCGCGGCGGCTGAAACTTGCTGACCGAAACGCACCTCTTCGCACGCTTCCAGAAGGCGGGCGACATCGGCACGGAGGGGCGGGTCAATCGGGAGCTCCGGAACAGTTGCCGCGTCGAGCCGGCCCGGGGGTAAGGCAAAGCGCTGCCGCAAGTATTCCCGCAAACCGGTGGCGATGACGTCATAAAACCGCTGCGGGTCGCCGGCAGAGCGCGCGGCCGTACACTCGGCAAGCACGCGTGCAGCCACTTTCCGGGCTGCGGTGCGCTGCTGGAAAAGGGCATCGGCCGCTTGTTGGCGCCGGCGGCGATCGAAGAGGTAGGCGGCCACGGGCACAACGAGAAGCCCGCCGTGCACGGCAACGAGCGCGGGCGCACTGCGCTCATGCAAGCGCACCCACCGCCCCGGTTCTTCCTTGATGTACACAATGTCGCGCCCGAGCGTCTCGCTCGGAGCCGTGGGTGTCGCAGGAGCAGCCAGCGCTGGCGGGCTTTCGGCGCGCGGGCGCACGGTAACTTCGATCGGGCGGCTGCGCTCCGTGTGGTAACGGCCCGCTTCGGGGTCGAAGTAGCTGAACTCGATGGGTGGCAGGCTGCTGACTCGCTCGGTGGGAATCGCCACCTGCTCGAAAACGAACTCGCCCGCTTCCGCGTTCACCGCATGCGGCTCGTACACCCGCCAGGCGGGCGACTCGCGCAGCGCGGGCGGGGACACACCGTCGAGATTGCCTTGCCCGCGGAGAACGATCCGGAGCGTGATCGGATCGCCCACGGTCAGTTCGGTCGGGCTTGCCTGCACAGCCAGCGAAAAGCGCCCCACGGCACCGCTGAACGTAGCGGGTTTGCCTTCTTCCGGAAGCGGCAGCACTTCGAGCGTCACGGGTTCGCTTTCCAAACTCACGGGGCGCCGCTGCGAGAAAAAGGGATCGTCAAAAAACCCACCGCGACGCCGCTCGTACACGTTGAGGCGGGTGGTTGCCGGACCGAGCACCAGAGTGCCGGTGCGCAGGGGCGTGAGAGAAGAGGCAAAGCGCACCACGGTGTAGGTAACCCCGTCGATCTCCTCTTGCGTTTGTGTGGGCTCTTGGAAGCGATCGAGAGCACACCCGTCCGCGGGCAAGCTCGGGTATTGCAAGTCGCCAGCCCGTACCGCCCCGACATACAACGCCACCTCCACGGGCACTTTTTCGCGCAGGTACAAGCGGGTGCGGGGAACGCGGACGACCAGGCGCAAGGCGCCCCCGTACGGGCTTGTGGCCTGCCCGCGGCCGGCCACGTGCAGGGTGACCGCTTGCGCCTCGTACCGCTGGCCGCCGTGCAGCACGGTGAACGGACCGAGGCGGTAGGTGCCCGGTTTTTCCGCCGTGACGCTGTAGCGGTGCTGCACCGACGCCTGCATCCGGCCGTTGATGATGGTCACCTGCGTGGCCGGGCCGATGTATTCGACACGCACGCCCTCCGTGGCTGCGATCGTTGGAGCAGGCGCATCTTGCGCCCCGGCGATTTCGATGCTGAGCAGGGCGGCCTCGCCCGCCTGCACGGTGGGCGGCTGCAACGTGGCGCGCACCTCGATGGCCGCGATCGCCGGTTGGGGTGCGGTGGTCGTCAGCAGCGCACCGAGCACGATGCAGGCAAAGGCCTTGGCGCCGTCTCGGCCTTTCCGCACTGATCCCCTCGCGTAAAGCACGAGTGCCTCCATCACCAGTCTTGCGCCGGCTCTGCCACCACGCCGTGCTGTTGCTGCCGCCAGAATTCCATCGGCGACAGTTCCTCTTGACGCGCCGTATCGATGAGCGCGCGAGCCTCACGCCGATCGCGTGCTTCCTCGCTACTGGAAGCCACGGCCTCCCCCGTGCCGGCTCCCCCCTGCGGTTCGCCAGTGCTTTCCTCCTCGCTGGTCTCTGCACCGCTCGGCGCTTGTGCTTGTTCTTCTTGGCTCGCTCGCGGCTCGCTCGGCGCATTTTGCCCCCCGGCTTGCTGCTCGGAGTGTTCTTGTTGGTCCTGTGCTTGCTGTTGCTGGCCGCTGCTGTCGGAGGGCGCCGGTGGGGTTTGTTCCGCTGCTTGCTCCTGGTTCGCGGGCGTCGGCGGCGGCTGCTGCTCGCCCGCAGGCGGTGTGGGCTGCTGCTTGGCCGTTTCCTCCAGGCGTTTGCGGAGTTCTTCCATTTTTCGCTGCGTGTATTCGTAGTTGAACTTGGCGTCCTCGTCGTTGGGGGCGCGGCTCAGCGCGCGCCGGTACTCGACGAGCGCTTCGGCGTACTTGGCTAGAGCTTCTTGGGGGCGATCCTGCTCTTGCCCTTGTGCGATGCGGAAGAGCGCGTTCGCGCTGTTGTAAATCGCGCGGGCGGCCAACTCCGGGTCGGCTTTGTCCGCCCGCACCCGCCGGTATGCTTGCACTGCGGCTTCGTACTGTTTGGCACGGTAGTGGGCGTTGCCGAGGTTGTACGCAATCAGCGGCGAGTCCGGCTCGTCGGCGAGTGCCTGGCCGAGTTTGTCCACCGCAGCTTCGGCTTTCCCTTCGCCGAGCAACCGTTCCGCAGCCCGCAGGTTGTCGTTTGCCGGGGCGAGCCACGAGCTGCCGAGGAAGAGCAAGGGCAACACTGCGAGGACGCTCACCGCTGACCTCCTCTTGTTTGCCGCGCGGCGCGGCGGACGAGCCAGTAGGGTTCGAAGACGAGCAACAGGACCGCAGGTGCAAGCAGCCACCAGAAGCGATGCTCCATCCGCTTTTCGAGCGTGCTCTTGCGCTCGCGCTTGTCGAGCTTGGCTAAGTGTTCCTCGTACAGTGTTTCCAAGCCGAGTTGGCTCGTGCTGCCGCGCAGGAACGCACCGCCAGTTTTCTCCGCAATTTTTTGCAGGGTGACCTCATCGAGGCGCGACTTCACCACCTGCCCGCGACGATCTTTGAGGAAGCCTCCCTGTCCCTTCTCGCTCGTAGGGATGAGTTCGCCCTCCGGGGAGCCGACGCCCACGGTGTAAATTCTCACCCCGCTTTGGGCAGCGAGCTCAATCGCCTCGTCTACCCCGCCTTCATGGTCTTCCCCGTCGGTCAGCAACACCACCGCGCGGTACGTGCCTTCGTGACCCTCGAAGGCCTGCAGGGCCGTGCGGATGGCAGCCGCTAGCGATGTGCCGCCGCGCGGAACGATGCCGACGTCGGTGGCCCGCAGCGTTTCCAAGAAAGCATTGTAGTCCAGGGTGAGCGGGCACTGAGTGAAGGCGGTGCCCGCGAAGGCCACCAACGCCACACGATCGCCGCGGAGCTTTTTGACCAAGTCCTGGATTTCCAGTTTGGCGCGCAGCAAGCGGCTCGGCTTGACGTCTTGCGCCAGCATGCTGCGCGAAGTGTCGAGGGCAATCACCAGGTCGATCCCTTGCCCCCGCACCTCTTGCCAACGAAAGCCCCACTGCGGGCCAGCAGCCGCAGCAGTGAGCAGCACGACCGTGAGCGCGGGCACTGCCCACGACCAGCCCTCGGGCTCGAGCCGTGCCGAGGGGGCGAACTTGTGCCAGAGGTGCAGCGCCGCAAACCGCTCGTAGGCGCGGCGGCGCCGTCGCTCCGCAAGGGCGAGCAGCACCACGAGCAGTGGCACGAGGGCAAGGAGCACCAACAGCGTTGGTTTGTACCAGGGAATCGTCACGGCACCACCCGAAGCCAAGTGTGGCGAAGGACGAGCTCGCTGACGTACAACAACAGGCCAGCGAGAATAAACCACGGATAGGCGTCTTCGTACGCGTGGTAGCGCGGGGCGGTAAACTCGGTGCGCTCCATGCGGTCGATCTCGTTGTACACTTGCCGCAAGCTCGCAGTGTCGGTGGCGCGGAAGTACCGACCGCCGGTGAGCTCGGCGACTTCTTGTAGCGTGGCTTCGTCGACATCCACCGGCATGGGCCGGTACACCCGATTCCCGAACACATCGCGGGCGGGAAACGGGGCCAGTCCGCGGGTGCCCGCGCCGATGGTGTACACACGAATACCGAGGGTGGCGGCAGCTTCCGCGGCTGTTTTCGGCGACACCTTTCCAGCATTGTTTTGCCCGTCGGTGAGCAGCACGATGACTTTACTTTTGGCGTCCGAAGCCTCCAGGCGCCCAGCGGCGGTCGCCAGCGCCGATCCGATGGCCGTGCCATCTTCGATCATCCCGATTTGCACGCGCTCCAGGTTGCGCAGTAGCCAGCCGTGATCGAGCGTGAGCGGGCACTGCGTGTACGGCCGACCCGCAAACACCACCAGGCCAATGCGATCGTTGCGCCGGCGCGCCACGAACTCGCGCACAACGTCTTTGACCACTTCGAGGCGGTTGGCGCGCTCCCCGGAAGGCTTGGTGAAATCCTCCGCCAACATGCTGCCGGAGATATCGACGGCCAAGACAATATCGATACCTTCGCCGCGGTACTCGCTTTCCGCCGTGCCGTACTGCGGGCGGCTGGCGGCCACCACGAGCGCGGCGAGGCAGAGGGTGCGGAGGGCGTTCGGCAGCCATTGCCAGCGGACGCGTCCGAGGGGAGCGCTGGGCAGGTGCGGAAAAAAGGGCAGAGGAGCCGCCTCGTTCGTCGTGGGACGGTTCCACCACCAGAGGAGCAAGGGCAGAAATGCGAGCAGCAGCAGTACCCACGGATACTCAAGCTGCACGGCGTTCCTCCTCCGCAGTTGTAGTCAGTTTGGTTTCGTCGACGAAGCGGCGGGCGCTGCGGTAGGCAGCCTCGGCATCGGCGAAGCTCGGCACCGCGCGCGCAAACTTCACCAAATCGGCTTGCACGAGGAAGTCGGCAAGCAACTCGCGCTGCGCGGCCGTGAGGCGGCTGTCGGTGCGGGCGGCAGCGAGAAATTCTTCCGTGGTCATTTCCGGAGCGCGGAGATGGAAGCGCTCCTCCAAGTACTTCCGCACGATGCTGCTGAGTTCAACGTAGTAAGGCTCCCAGCGCCCTTCTTGGAGATCGTGCCGCGCCCACAAGCGATCGAGCGCGCGCAGGGCGATCTCGTGCGGCGGAGGCGGTGGGACTACGTAGGCCTTCTTGGGGCGATTGAAGAGAAACCACAGAGCCGCGGCGAGTGCGAGCAAGCCTGCGAGCGAGGCGGCTCCGAAGTACAACGGACGGTAGTCTCTCGGTGCCGAGACCAGCGGCTTGATGTCGCGGATGTCGGTGGCCCCTTCGTTCTTCGGAAGCACACTGCGGACTTCGACAGTGACCTCGTTGCCTTGCACCGCGTGTTTCCCTTCTCCCTGTTGCACCTGCACGGTGGGCGCGGGCAGCACGTAGCGGCCAGTGTCGAAGGTGGTGAGTGTGTACCAGTGAGCGGTGCGCACGCGGCCGTTGTGGCTGCGGGGCGGTTCCGAGCCGAAGTCGACAATTTCGAACACCCCTATGCGCTCCGCGAGCACGGGCACGCTGAGCTTGGTTCCTTCCGGCGCCTCCACCTCGATCGTGTAGCGCAGGCGGTCGCCAATGGTGACGTGTGCAGGCTCGGCGTGGGCGCGCACGAGTACCAAGGGAGTGTCCGGTGAAGCCGCGGCTTCCGGGGTTGCCGTGGTTTGCAACGGAGGGGGCGACTCCTGGCTGGCAGCGGGCTGGGGTGCGGCGGCAGCGAGCAAGAGGCAGAGCAGAACTGGTAACGGGATGCGGATACGGGCAGCTGTCATCGGCGTTTCTCCCGCGTGCGGAAAAAGCGCACCAGCGCAGGCGCGTAGGGTTCGTCGGTGCGGACGACAACAGTATCCACATCGCAGGCGCGCAGACGGCGCAAGCGCTCCTCGGCAAACGCGCGGGCCTGCTCGGTAAAGCGGCGGCGCACTTGCGGGTGGGAGCTATCGACGAGCAGAGTGCGCCCGGTTTCCGGATCGGTGAGCCGGAGCAACCCGAGCGGGGGCAATTCGAAATCGCGCGGGTCGTCGAGCACGATGGCGATCAAGTCGTGCCGTTGGCGGGCGAGTTTCAGTGCGGCATAGCCCTCGGGGTCGAGAAAATCCGACAGGACGAAGACGACCGAGCGGCGTTTGTGCACATGGACGAGATGCTCAATGGCGGCGGTGAGGCTGGTGCTGTGCCCGCGCGGAACGAACGACAACACGTCGCGCACCACGCGCAGCACATGCCGCGTCCCTTTTTTCGGCCGCAGGGAGTGCTCCACCTGGTCGGTGAATAAGATCAGGCCGACTTTATCGTTGTTGCGGATGGCAGCGAAGGCGAGCAGCGCGGCCAGCTCGGCCGCGAGTTCGCTTTTCAATTGGCGAACAGACCCAAAGCGAGTAGAGCGGCTGGCATCGACGAGCAGCATCACCGCGAGTTCCCGTTCTTCCACATAGCGCTTCACGTGGGGCGTGCCGGTGCGGGCTGTGACGTTCCAATCGATGGTGCGCACGTCGTCGCCGGGCACGTAGGGGCGCACTTCAGAAAACTCCATCCCGCGGCCTTTGAAGACGCTATGGTACGCTCCGGCAAAAAAGTCGCTCACCAAGTGACTGGTGTGGATTTGAATCTTGCGGATTGCTCGCAGTTGTTCCGTCGTGAGCATGGTGTCCAAGCCCTGCACGCGCGCGGGGAACCGTCAGCCGCAAGGCATTCGCCAGTGCTGCCGTGCCTCACGGTACGGGAACGCCATCGAGCACGCGTTTGACGATTTCGTCAGCTGTGATGTCCTCGGCCTCGGCTTCGTAGGAGACAATGACGCGGTGCCGGAGCACGTCCGGCGCCAGGGATTTCACGTCCTGGGGGGTGACGTAGCCGCGGCCTTGCAGGAGGGCGTGGGCCTTGGCCGCCAGGGTTAAGTACAACGTGGCGCGGGGCGAGGCGCCGTACTGAATCCAGCGCTGCAGGTCGAGCTGGTATGCTTGAGGCTCGCGTGTGGCGAACACCAGGTCGACAATGTAGTCCTTGATCTTGTCGTCCACGTACACTTGGTCGACGAGTTGGCGGAGCCGCACGATGTCGCGCGTGGAGAGCACCGGCGCCGGCTCCGGGGGCGGTAAGGTGGAGGCCATGCGGTCGAGAATCTGCCGTTCCTCGCTTTTACTCGGGTACTGGATGGTGAGCTTCAGCATGAAGCGATCCACTTGTGCTTCGGGCAGCGGGTACGTGCCTTCTTGTTCGATGGGGTTTTGGGTGGCCAACACGAGGAAGGGATCGGGAAGCGGGTGGGTTTCTTCGCCGATGGTCACTTGCCGCTCTTGCATCGCCTCGAGCAAGGCACTTTGTACCTTGGCCGGGGCGCGATTGATTTCGTCGGCCAACACGATGTTGGCGAAGATCGGCCCCTTCTTCGTGGTGAACGTGCCGTTTTGCGGCTGGTAGACGAGGGTGCCGATTAAGTCGGCCGGCAGCAGATCGGGCGTGAACTGCACGCGCTGGAAACTCGCGTCGATCGTGCGCGCCAAGGTTTTGATCGACAAGGTCTTGGCCAAGCCCGGCACTCCTTCGAGGAGCACGTGGCCGTTTGCGAGCAAGCCGATGAGCAGGCGGTCGACCAGCGCGCGCTGGCCGACGATGACCCGGCCAATTTCTTCGCGCACGCGAAAGAGCTGGGTGGCTTCTTGACGCAGTTGCTCTTGCAACAAACTCGTTCCTGCTTCCATCCTGGTTTGTTCCTCCTGCGCTTGCGGTTGCCGGCGGAACACCGTGCCGCGCCGGCGCGCAACGCGCCCTCAGACGTGGCTGTGGTCGCTTTGCTTCAAACGCATGTTGGTGGCGCCATGTGCGAGGCAACGACTCTTACCATCGATGCGCGAGCGCGCAAGTTTGCGACCGCCTCCCGTGCAACGCGGCGAGCGGTGTGGCACATTGGGGGCTGTGGCGGTTTCCTGCTGGAAAGCGTGCTCGTGGATTTTCCTGGTGGCCGTGCTGCTCTCCGCTTGCCGGAGTGCGGACGTGATGCCACAAGTGGGAGCGAAAGGAGTGGAGCGAGAACGTATGCGTCCGCGTTATTCCCCGTCGCTGTACGACATCACCCCGCTGTCGCGCGAGGAAGTGGAGCGCCTGGCTGCGCGGCTCGATGCTGAGGCCTACCGTGTGACCCAGCGCGCAGGAACCGAGCCGCCGTTTTGCGGGCAGTTTGTCGATCATCACGAGCCCGGGGTGTACGCGTGCGTGGTGTGCGGGCTTCCGCTGTACAAGAGCGAGCACAAGTTCCACTCTGGCACCGGGTGGCCGTCGTTCTATCGGGAGTTCGACCGCGCGCACGTAGAGCGCCGATTGGACTTGTCGCACGGGATGGTGCGCACGGAGATTGTTTGCGTGCGGTGCGGAGCGCACTTAGGGCATGTGTTCGATGACGGTCCGCCGCCCACGGGAGAGCGGCACTGTCTCAACTCCGCCGCACTCACGTTTTACAAGGAGGGCGAGCCGCTGCCGCCGGAAAGCCAGCCCGTGCCGGCGGAAGTGGCCTATTTTGCCGGTGGCTGTTTTTGGGGCATCGAGCATTATTTCCAGCAGGGCCCGGGGGTGATCGATGCGGTGTCGGGCTACATGCAGGGGCACGTGGAGCAGCCGACGTACGAGCAAGTCTGCTCAGGCAACACCGGGCATGCGGAGACGGTCAAGGTGGTGTACGACCCGCGCCGCATCACCTACCGGCGGCTGCTAGAGGCGTTTTTCCGCATGCACGACCCCACGCAGTGGAACCGCCAGGGCCCGGACATTGGCGAGCAGTACCGCTCAGGCATTTGGTACGTGAACGAAGAACAGCGGCGGCAGGCGGAAGAGTACATCAAGGATCTCGAGGCGAGTGGCCGCTACGGCGGGCGCAAAATTGTAACGCTGGTGGAACCGGCAAAAACCTTTTGGCCAGCCGAGGATTACCATCAGGATTACATCGCCAAGACCGGACGCCCCTGCCACGTGTCGAACCCCTGGGAGTAAGCCCGGCGCGACGGGTAATCCCCCGAAGCGGCAGCAATTGTGCGGCAGGAGTAGCGAGCCGCGAGCGACGGGGCGGAAAGGACGTCCGCCTGCCTCCGTCGGGAACGAAGGCTGCCACGTCTCGCCGAGATAATGCCAACGAGACGCGCGGCGTGTGGAGTGCGTGTGCAAACGTCGCCGGCAGGATGTGGCGACGCGTGACGAAATGCTTGTGCAGCGTTTGCGCCGCTGTCCCATGGCGCCGCCCTGGGGCGGCGCAATAAACGCAGGGCCGGGGAGGCGGTGGTGACCAGCGAGCGGCGAGCTGGGAACGGCGGTCGGCGCGCAATAGGTGCGGCCAATGCAGGACGGAATAGTGGACACCAGGTAATTGACCCGCGGATGCTCGCAGGCTCGAGGCTTCTGGCTGCTGCGGCGGCGGTGGCGATTGGCTATCCTGAATCCGTGCTCGCTGGCGACGGGGCGTACGACGACAAGGGTTGCCTTGCGACACACCGCTTGTTGCCTCTGCTGCGCCCTTGCGGCTCCCAGGTGGGATGGGTAGCGGTGAGCGTTCATGACTCGTCGGTTCCCCGCCGATGTGTGGTCGTATTTGCTCAGCCGGTTCTGTGCGGCCACGTCGATGACGCTCATGCGCGCCACGGTGGCGTGGCACATTTTCGAACTCTCGCGCTCGCCGTTTTACCTCGGGCTCGTCGGACTCGTGCAGTTCGTGCCCGCATTTTCCCTGCTCCTGGTCGGCGGCATGGTGGCCGATCGCTACGAGCGGCGCCGCATCGTGATGCTGGCGCAGTCGGTAGCGCTTGCGGGTGCAGCGCTGCTAGCGTGGAGCACCGCGCACGGGTGGGTGACGCTGATCGTGGTATACGCGGTGATTTTTGTTCAGGCCGCCGCCGCGGCATTCGACAATCCTGCGCGCGCTTCGATCTTGCCGAATCTCGTGCCCCCGGCAGACTTTCCCCGGGCAGTGACGCTGGCTTCCACCGTCCAAGCGTTAGCTTTTGCCACTGGCCCGGCGCTCAGTGGAATGGTGATTGCGGCAGCAGGAGTTGCTGCGGCCTATGGGCTGGCGGGCGGTTTGTTGTTGGTGGCGATTGCGGGGCTGACGCGCGTGCGACCGAGTTGGCCCGAGGGCACGGGGCGCGCCATGGGCTGGCAGGCGATGGTGCGAGGGGTGCGCTTCGTGGCCAGTCGGCCGGTGGTGTGGGGTTGCATGCTGCTCGACATGCTGGCGGTGATCTTCGGCGGTGCGACGGCGTTGCTCCCAGTGTACGCGAACGAGATCCTGCGCGTGGGTCCGCGCGGCTACGGGATCCTGTCGGCCTCCTTGGAAATGGGCGCCTTGCTGACCTCGCTTGCCCTGATGCTGTTGCCGCCGATCCGGCGGGCTGGCCGCGCTCTGCTGTCGGCTGTGGCGGTGTTCGGCGTCGCCACCATCGTCTTCGGCCTATCGCGCTGGTTTCCTTTGTCGGTTGCAGCGTACATGATGGCCGGCATGGCGGATCAAATCAGTGTGGTGATGCGCAGCACGATCGTGCAACTGAATACCCCTGATCATTTGCGCGGGCGGGTGAGTGCGATCAATTTCATGTTCATCAACGCCTCGAATCAACTCGGCGCCGTGGAATCGGGCTTCGTGGCGGCGCTGACCTCGCCGACGTTTTCCGTGGTGAGCGGCGGCGTGGGTTGCCTGCTGGTGGTCGCTGCCATTGCGCTCCGTGTTCCTGCATTACGCACCTACACGATCCGCGGCGAAATTCGGCCTTGAGTGCGGCAAGCTGCGGAGATCCGTTATATTGGAGCGCGATTGCCGGCGTATGACCGGCCGGAGTCGAGCAGAACGAGGAACCTATGCCGCGCGATGAGTGGTCCCCAACGGTGGTAGATGATGACCGCGACGGTTTGGTCGCCATCGGCGGCCGGCTCGACGCGCGCACGGTGCTTTACGCGTACCGGCAGGGCATTTTCCCGTGGCCGGTGCCGGGGCTGCCGATGCTGTGGTTTTGCCCCAAGGAGCGCGCGATTCTCGAATTTGCTCGCTTGCACGTACCCCGCAGTTTGCGGCAAGCCCGCCGGCGCTGCACGCTGGAGTTCACCATCGACCGCGCGTTTCCCGCCGTCATCCGCGCTTGCGCCGAAACGCCGCGGCCGCACCAAGAGGGCACCTGGATCACCCCCGAGGTGATTCGTACCTACACGCGCCTTCACGAGATGGGGGTGGCGCACAGCGTCGAAGCGTGGCGCGACGGGAAGCTTGTGGGCGGTGTGTACGGGGTCGACATTGATGGCGCGTTTGCTGGCGAAAGCATGTTTTACCGCGAACCCAACGCCTCCAAGCTCGCCTTGTTGTTTTTGATCGATCATCTCGCCAGCCGGGGGTTGGACTGGATCGATATCCAAATGATGACCCCGCACATGGCGCGCCTCGGGGCGCACGTGATCACCCGCGAGGAGTTTCTCGCCAAGCTGGCCGCCACGCGGGAGCGTGGTTTACGCTTGTTCGAGTGAGCTCTGGTAGCTCGCGCCCTCGCTGCGCGAGCTGCAATGCCCTCGGTTTGTGTGCCGCTGTCACTCCCGCCAGTCGGGTGGCGGCGGAAACGTCACACTCCCTTTGCGCACCGCGTACGCTTCCAGCAAAAACCCAGTCGGCCCAACTTCGCCTGCGTAAGTGGTATACACATCCCAGCGGACCATTTGCGTGGCACCGGGGGCCAGGCGAACGTCCATGAACTTGTAAAAGCGATCGAGCTCGCGGGCTCCGGCATCCGGGGCGGCGAGGAGTTTGAGCACGAGGCGCACGCCCTCCACCGGCTCGTTGCCGTCGTTCCGCACCACCGCGCGGAGAGCGATCTGTTGGCCGTCGGTCAACTGATCGGTCGCCACTACGCTCAGGCGAGCCGGGTCTGGAGCGGCGGGGGCGGGCGTGACCGCCACGAACCGGCGCGCACCGGGTTGCGGCCTCCCTCCCGGCGCAAGGCAGAGCAACGCGAGGAGGCATGCCAGCGCGCGGAGGTTTCCGGGATCGCGCGGTGTCACGAACCAGGCTCTGGCTTTGTGCTTGCGATGCCAGCGGGGCATGCCCGTCATCTTCCGCGCCGCGACCGCCAGTGGCAAGTCCCGGAGTTCATGCACCTAAGGCGGTGCGCAGCTCGCGGGTAAGAATTTCCACCGTGCCCCTAGTGCCTCCGCCGAGCTTCAACCGCCATTCCCCATCGGTCTCGAAGCGTGCATCGCCCAAGTAGGTGCTCCACGGTTCCAGCACGCGATGCAGCGCCCCGGCATCGAGCGGATCGCCGCCGTTTTTCCGTACCGCAGCAAGTACGTCGGGGACCACACGGATGAAGGCGCGCAAGGCCGCCGCGGTTTTGATGCTGTAGCGCTTGCCGGTCCAGGCCCGCGGAAACACGTTGGAGACCGCCCGGAAGTAGGTGAGAAAAAACTTGGCGGAACGCTCGCGAAAGTCTTCCGCTTGCCGCCCGCCGAGCGCTTCCAGGGCGGTGAGCACGCCCTTGAGTTCCTCGGCAAGCGGTGCTTGCGCCACGCGGCCCCGCCCCACCCCGAACAACTTGATCTCGCCATGGAGCGGGGAGGCAGGATCTTCGCTGAGCGCGCGCACCACGTCGTGCGCGGCGGCCAGCGTCGGGTCCGGATACAAGCGACGTCCCGCGAGCGAAATCAGGTGCGACGGGTTCAGGCGCGTGTGCTTGGCGTTGATCGTGACGAACAGTTCCACCACTTGGTCGGGAGTCAGGCAGTCGAACACGATAGCCGGCACTTGCACGTCGGGCGGTTGTCCTTGCTCCGCCAATTGGTGCAGGGCGAGCAACCGGTGCTGGCCATCCAACGCTCGCAAGCAGCCCTCCTCGCTGGGCAGTTGCAAGATGCCGAGCACGCGATGGGCGGTGACGGGCACGAACTCCAGTCGCCGCTCGGAAGTGAGCAGCACGGCGCCCGGAATGGCGGGGAGAGTTTGCGTTTCGGCGCACTGCAAATAGTAGTCGATCAGCTCGGCAATTTTGCGCTGG from Candidatus Binatia bacterium includes:
- a CDS encoding BatD family protein, coding for MTAARIRIPLPVLLCLLLAAAAPQPAASQESPPPLQTTATPEAAASPDTPLVLVRAHAEPAHVTIGDRLRYTIEVEAPEGTKLSVPVLAERIGVFEIVDFGSEPPRSHNGRVRTAHWYTLTTFDTGRYVLPAPTVQVQQGEGKHAVQGNEVTVEVRSVLPKNEGATDIRDIKPLVSAPRDYRPLYFGAASLAGLLALAAALWFLFNRPKKAYVVPPPPPHEIALRALDRLWARHDLQEGRWEPYYVELSSIVRKYLEERFHLRAPEMTTEEFLAAARTDSRLTAAQRELLADFLVQADLVKFARAVPSFADAEAAYRSARRFVDETKLTTTAEEERRAA
- a CDS encoding MFS transporter — protein: MTRRFPADVWSYLLSRFCAATSMTLMRATVAWHIFELSRSPFYLGLVGLVQFVPAFSLLLVGGMVADRYERRRIVMLAQSVALAGAALLAWSTAHGWVTLIVVYAVIFVQAAAAAFDNPARASILPNLVPPADFPRAVTLASTVQALAFATGPALSGMVIAAAGVAAAYGLAGGLLLVAIAGLTRVRPSWPEGTGRAMGWQAMVRGVRFVASRPVVWGCMLLDMLAVIFGGATALLPVYANEILRVGPRGYGILSASLEMGALLTSLALMLLPPIRRAGRALLSAVAVFGVATIVFGLSRWFPLSVAAYMMAGMADQISVVMRSTIVQLNTPDHLRGRVSAINFMFINASNQLGAVESGFVAALTSPTFSVVSGGVGCLLVVAAIALRVPALRTYTIRGEIRP
- a CDS encoding MoxR family ATPase, which encodes MEAGTSLLQEQLRQEATQLFRVREEIGRVIVGQRALVDRLLIGLLANGHVLLEGVPGLAKTLSIKTLARTIDASFQRVQFTPDLLPADLIGTLVYQPQNGTFTTKKGPIFANIVLADEINRAPAKVQSALLEAMQERQVTIGEETHPLPDPFLVLATQNPIEQEGTYPLPEAQVDRFMLKLTIQYPSKSEERQILDRMASTLPPPEPAPVLSTRDIVRLRQLVDQVYVDDKIKDYIVDLVFATREPQAYQLDLQRWIQYGASPRATLYLTLAAKAHALLQGRGYVTPQDVKSLAPDVLRHRVIVSYEAEAEDITADEIVKRVLDGVPVP
- the aat gene encoding leucyl/phenylalanyl-tRNA--protein transferase; translation: MPRDEWSPTVVDDDRDGLVAIGGRLDARTVLYAYRQGIFPWPVPGLPMLWFCPKERAILEFARLHVPRSLRQARRRCTLEFTIDRAFPAVIRACAETPRPHQEGTWITPEVIRTYTRLHEMGVAHSVEAWRDGKLVGGVYGVDIDGAFAGESMFYREPNASKLALLFLIDHLASRGLDWIDIQMMTPHMARLGAHVITREEFLAKLAATRERGLRLFE
- a CDS encoding DUF58 domain-containing protein, with translation MLTTEQLRAIRKIQIHTSHLVSDFFAGAYHSVFKGRGMEFSEVRPYVPGDDVRTIDWNVTARTGTPHVKRYVEERELAVMLLVDASRSTRFGSVRQLKSELAAELAALLAFAAIRNNDKVGLILFTDQVEHSLRPKKGTRHVLRVVRDVLSFVPRGHSTSLTAAIEHLVHVHKRRSVVFVLSDFLDPEGYAALKLARQRHDLIAIVLDDPRDFELPPLGLLRLTDPETGRTLLVDSSHPQVRRRFTEQARAFAEERLRRLRACDVDTVVVRTDEPYAPALVRFFRTREKRR
- a CDS encoding bifunctional methionine sulfoxide reductase B/A protein, translating into MRPRYSPSLYDITPLSREEVERLAARLDAEAYRVTQRAGTEPPFCGQFVDHHEPGVYACVVCGLPLYKSEHKFHSGTGWPSFYREFDRAHVERRLDLSHGMVRTEIVCVRCGAHLGHVFDDGPPPTGERHCLNSAALTFYKEGEPLPPESQPVPAEVAYFAGGCFWGIEHYFQQGPGVIDAVSGYMQGHVEQPTYEQVCSGNTGHAETVKVVYDPRRITYRRLLEAFFRMHDPTQWNRQGPDIGEQYRSGIWYVNEEQRRQAEEYIKDLEASGRYGGRKIVTLVEPAKTFWPAEDYHQDYIAKTGRPCHVSNPWE